The genomic region GGTGAAAAAATGAATTTATCAATTATTTATCATAGTGAAAGTGGAAATACTGAAAAAGTTGCCAATATAATTAAAAGAGGAGCAGAAACGCAAAAAGAAATCAATGTAAAAAGTATGCATATAGATGAGATTGATGTGGATTATATTAATTCATCAAAAGCAGTTATTGTTGGAACACCTACTTATACAGGTGATTTATCACATCAAATGAAAAATTGGTTTGGTAATTATCCTTCTGAACTTGATTTGTCAGGAAAGTTAGGAGCAGCTTTTGCCACTCAAAGATATATAGGTGGTGGGGCTGGTGTAGCATTGAAAACAGTAATAGGCCATTTACTGGTAAAAGGTATGGTTGTTTATTCTGCCGGTGCAGGAGAAGGAAAACCATTTACTCATTTTGGGGCTGTTTGTATTCAATCCGGAAATGATGAACAAAGAGAAAGAGCAGAGATTTATGGTAAAAGAATAGCGAGAAAAACAATAGATTTATTTTCATAAATAATTATAAATAATAAGTTGCCCTTCTCTTAATTGAGAGGGGTTTTTTAATTTAAAAAGGTAAAAATTATTATTTGTAGAATTTAAACTTAGAGAGTTATTTTTTATAAAAGAGAGGATGTT from Halanaerobiales bacterium harbors:
- a CDS encoding flavodoxin domain-containing protein: MNLSIIYHSESGNTEKVANIIKRGAETQKEINVKSMHIDEIDVDYINSSKAVIVGTPTYTGDLSHQMKNWFGNYPSELDLSGKLGAAFATQRYIGGGAGVALKTVIGHLLVKGMVVYSAGAGEGKPFTHFGAVCIQSGNDEQRERAEIYGKRIARKTIDLFS